Proteins from a single region of Vanessa cardui chromosome 13, ilVanCard2.1, whole genome shotgun sequence:
- the LOC124534821 gene encoding cytochrome P450 6B6-like: protein MFALIIVAILILTLYLYGTRNYKYWERKRVKHDKPVPFLGNNARNYFIQISMCEMASEMYWKYPSEKVVGFYRASGPELVIRDPEIAKRILTTDFAYFYPRGMNMNSHGNEPLLRNLFFADGDIWRLLRQRMTPAFTSGKLKAMFPLIVERAERLQIWTLNAASKQKEIDARELMARYTTDFIGACGFGLDSDSLKEENSAFRKLGATIFKVGFKEISVIFLKEFFPTIFKNLKVMTRVEKGIYQLVNEVLCQRNYEPSGRNDFIDLLLECKKKGTIVCESIERKKSDGTPEIATIEMNIDLIVAQVFVFFAAGFETSSSATSFTLHELAHHPDIQNKVQEEIDRVLERYDNKLSYDAIKEMQYLEWTFKEAMRMFPSLGFLMRKCAHKYTFEDLDLTIDEGVRVIIPIQAMQNDPKYFDNPNEFRPERFDPKNYNGENKYVYLPFGVGPRACIGERLGLMQSLTGLAAVLSRFTVRPAPSTQRHPVINPTSGVVQLLKGGLPLLFQERKSKSQ from the exons ATGTTTGCGTTAATAATAGTagcaattttgattttgactttataCTTGTACGGAACAAGAAACTATAAGTACTGGGAGCGAAAACGAGTGAAACATGACAAGCCAGTGCCCTTTTTAGGTAACAAtgcaagaaattattttatacaaataagtatGTGCGAAATGGCATCAGAAATGTACTGGAAGTATCCATCGGAAAAAGTGGTAGGATTTTATCGAGCATCTGGCCCTGAACTTGTTATTAGAGACCCAGAGATTGCCAAACGAATACTCACAACTGATTTTGCTTACTTTTATCCGCGAGGAATGAACATGAATAGCCATGGAAATGAACCTTTGCTTCGTAATTTATTCTTCGCCGACGGTGACATTTGGCGGTTATTGCGTCAACGAATGACGCCCGCCTTTACCAGTGGTAAGCTCAAGGCAATGTTCCCGTTGATCGTAGAACGAGCTGAACGGCTGCAGATCTGGACACTCAACGCCGCTTCTAAACAAAAGGAGATTGATGCACGTGAACTTATGGCGCGATACACGACTGATTTTATCGGTGCTTGCGGCTTCGGACTTGACTCAGACTCACTCAAAGAGGAAAACTCCGCTTTTCGAAAACTTGGAGCTACTATATTTAAAGTGGGATTTAAAGAAATTTCCGTAATCTTTTTGAAAGAATTCTTTCCCACTATATTCAAAAACTTGAAAGTTATGACTCGAGTGGAAAAAGGGATATATCAACTAGTGAACGAAGTCTTATGTCAAAGAAACTATGAACCGTCAGGTAGAAATGATTTTATAGATCTTTTGCTTGAATGCAAGAAAAAAGGAACAATTGTTTGCGAGTcaatagaaagaaagaaatcaGACGGAACACCAGAAATAGCAACGATAGAAATGAATATCGATCTGATTGTGGCTCAAGTGTTTGTTTTTTTCGCTGCTGGTTTCGAAACTTCCTCTTCGGCTACCAGCTTTACCCTACACGAGCTAGCTCATCACCCTGATATACAAAATAAGGTGCAAGAGGAAATTGATAGAGTATTGGAAAGGTATGATAACAAATTAAGTTATGACGCTATCAAGGAAATGCAGTACCTAGAATGGACATTCAAAGAAGCGATGAGAATGTTTCCATCACTAGGTTTCTTGATGAGAAAGTGTGCACATAAGTACACTTTCGAAGACTTAGATCTGACCATTGATGAAGGAGTAAGAGTGATTATACCTATTCAAGCAATGCAAAACGATCCCAAGTACTTTGATAATCCAAATGAATTCCGACCTGAAAGATTTGATCCAAAGAATTATAATGGtgaaaacaaatatgtatacttACCATTTGGTGTTGGACCTCGTGCATGCATTg GTGAGCGACTCGGGCTGATGCAGTCTCTCACTGGGCTGGCTGCGGTGCTATCGCGTTTCACCGTACGACCCGCACCCTCTACGCAACGTCATCCAGTAATTAACCCCACATCGGGAGTCGTGCAACTTTTAAAAGGGGGCCTGCCACTTTTGTTCCAAGAGAGGAAGTCCAAAAGCCAATAG